The Dehalococcoidia bacterium genome includes a window with the following:
- a CDS encoding response regulator transcription factor, with protein sequence MKVLIIEDDAEITEAISLCFHLRWPDAKVVAASQGLVGVDLVETETPDIVILDIGLPDMDGFEVCRRIRLFSNAPIVMLTARDQEFDKVKGLELGADDYITKPFSHVELLARVKTVLRRSTMPDIGKGPEPLSIGKVSIDFSTHQVLSDGVEVRLTPLEYSLLCVLARNAGRVMPHRVLLQKVWGSDHSDADDYLKVYVQRLRAKLGDEPAAPKLIVSERGVGYKIEKPGRPDPAKITR encoded by the coding sequence ATGAAAGTTCTGATCATTGAAGATGACGCGGAGATCACCGAGGCCATTTCCTTGTGTTTTCATCTCCGGTGGCCTGATGCGAAGGTTGTTGCTGCCAGCCAGGGGCTGGTTGGAGTCGACCTCGTAGAGACGGAGACCCCCGATATCGTCATTCTGGATATCGGACTGCCCGACATGGACGGCTTTGAGGTCTGCCGCCGGATCCGCCTTTTCTCCAATGCGCCTATTGTCATGCTGACCGCAAGGGATCAGGAGTTTGATAAGGTTAAAGGGCTTGAACTGGGCGCTGATGACTACATCACCAAACCATTCAGTCATGTCGAGCTCCTGGCCCGGGTGAAAACAGTGCTGCGCCGTTCAACGATGCCAGACATTGGAAAAGGGCCGGAACCTCTTAGCATCGGCAAGGTCTCCATTGACTTCAGCACTCACCAAGTATTATCAGATGGGGTAGAGGTTAGACTGACTCCCCTCGAATACAGTCTGCTCTGCGTACTGGCGAGAAACGCGGGCAGAGTAATGCCGCATCGGGTCCTCCTACAAAAGGTGTGGGGTTCAGACCACAGCGATGCGGACGATTACCTCAAGGTATATGTTCAACGCCTTCGGGCAAAACTGGGAGACGAGCCTGCAGCGCCTAAGCTGATCGTCTCTGAGAGGGGAGTTGGATACAAGATCGAGAAGCCGGGCAGGCCTGATCCAGCGAAAATTACCCGTTGA
- a CDS encoding CoA-binding protein, producing MAIVGASSDPKRQSNSVFQQALMNSGYSGKIYPISRSEDEILNLKAYRSIMDVPGPVDYVIAAIPATAIPELMRECVDKNVKVVNLFTAGFSETESEAGRELEKTALKIASEGNVRLLGPNCMGVYCPESGLSFSREFSKVSGSVGYLCQSGGNANYVIESGLARGIHFSKVISYGNALDLNEADLLECLAEDPQTRTIAAYIEGFRDGRRFFELLQQVALNKPVIAVKGGRTAGGARAVSSHTGSLAGSDVIWETLSRQTGMITAADLDEMIDLLVTFEFFRAPVGPNAAIFALGGGVNVLATDTCESAGIKVPRFPNPVVNQLREIFTAAGVSVNNPIDAALTRHATTRAIQLLSGTSEIDFLLVNLDPRVMSPLREFPFFETQIDFLIQASKNSAKPMAVVINDDPRPQWADFRRKLQQTCIEAGLPVYPSVPRAAKAIAKFLRYHQHQAMNINLK from the coding sequence GTGGCAATCGTAGGGGCTTCATCCGACCCAAAGCGCCAGTCTAACTCCGTATTCCAGCAAGCGCTGATGAACTCGGGATATTCCGGGAAGATATATCCCATCTCCCGCAGTGAGGATGAGATACTGAACCTCAAAGCGTATCGCAGCATCATGGATGTCCCCGGTCCGGTCGATTACGTTATCGCAGCGATCCCTGCGACGGCCATTCCTGAGTTGATGCGGGAGTGTGTGGATAAGAACGTCAAGGTGGTGAACCTCTTTACTGCCGGGTTCAGTGAGACGGAAAGTGAAGCCGGGAGAGAACTGGAGAAGACCGCTTTGAAGATCGCCTCCGAGGGGAACGTTCGCCTTCTTGGGCCGAACTGCATGGGCGTTTACTGCCCGGAATCGGGGCTGAGTTTCAGCCGTGAGTTCTCCAAGGTCAGCGGGTCGGTGGGATACCTTTGCCAGAGTGGCGGTAATGCCAATTATGTGATCGAGTCCGGTCTTGCCCGGGGGATTCATTTCAGCAAAGTCATCAGTTATGGAAATGCCCTCGACCTGAACGAAGCCGATTTACTGGAGTGTCTGGCCGAAGATCCGCAAACCCGAACCATCGCCGCGTACATCGAGGGGTTCAGAGACGGACGCCGGTTTTTCGAGCTGCTGCAGCAAGTGGCGCTCAACAAACCCGTTATCGCCGTGAAAGGCGGCAGAACAGCGGGAGGCGCCAGGGCAGTTTCCTCTCACACCGGTTCGCTTGCCGGTTCGGATGTCATCTGGGAAACCCTGTCCAGACAAACAGGCATGATCACCGCTGCCGACCTCGACGAGATGATCGACTTGCTGGTGACGTTCGAATTCTTCAGAGCGCCTGTCGGACCGAATGCGGCCATATTTGCGCTGGGTGGAGGGGTCAATGTACTGGCAACCGATACCTGTGAGAGTGCCGGCATAAAGGTTCCGCGCTTCCCCAACCCAGTGGTGAATCAGCTCAGAGAGATATTCACCGCCGCCGGTGTCAGTGTGAACAATCCCATTGATGCCGCGCTTACCAGGCACGCAACAACACGTGCCATACAGCTCCTTTCCGGGACTTCGGAGATCGATTTTCTGTTGGTCAATCTCGATCCCCGGGTGATGTCTCCCCTCCGGGAGTTTCCGTTTTTTGAGACCCAGATAGACTTCTTGATCCAGGCGTCAAAAAACTCCGCCAAGCCGATGGCGGTAGTCATCAATGACGATCCTCGTCCTCAATGGGCCGACTTCAGGCGGAAACTGCAACAGACGTGTATTGAGGCAGGCTTGCCGGTTTACCCTTCGGTGCCTCGCGCCGCAAAGGCTATCGCCAAATTCCTCCGCTATCACCAGCATCAAGCGATGAACATCAACCTGAAGTAG
- a CDS encoding ATP-grasp domain-containing protein, which yields MNIDSPEISVLLLFNLDPDWSAHEREEVLEITAQLEKAISSVYQTILAPVSNSGLNTIMARYNPLEYVVFNWCESLPGVAHSEWIVPEYLEVRGFAFTGASSETIALAQDKYRMKQLLDESGIPTPRWQIYDHPSPVRWRRFPAIVKPSREHCSEGIDRNAVVMTEGELKDRICYVLEKYKQPALVEDFIDGRELHVSLWGDGTIEMLPPAEMEFSLFTDQHDRICSYESKFVPESEPYQNIKTLLPAPLTEDELRRVEEICKATYMVTGCRDYARVDLRIRDGAFYILDVNPNPDISPDTSTVAAAEIAGYSYGDLGQRFVELAAKRHPVWGEPILAGNSEGATHRPNQSVWRDPV from the coding sequence ATGAACATTGATTCCCCGGAAATATCCGTGTTGTTGCTATTCAATCTGGACCCGGACTGGTCGGCACATGAACGAGAAGAGGTTCTCGAGATAACAGCGCAACTCGAAAAGGCAATCAGTTCGGTTTATCAAACCATTCTGGCTCCGGTGAGCAATAGCGGTCTTAACACTATCATGGCTCGCTACAACCCTCTTGAATACGTAGTCTTCAATTGGTGTGAAAGTCTTCCCGGGGTAGCGCACAGCGAGTGGATCGTTCCGGAGTATTTGGAAGTAAGGGGTTTCGCGTTCACAGGTGCAAGTTCGGAGACCATTGCGCTGGCCCAGGACAAATATCGCATGAAACAACTTCTAGATGAGTCCGGAATACCAACCCCCAGATGGCAAATTTACGATCATCCGTCACCCGTCAGGTGGCGTCGTTTCCCGGCCATCGTCAAACCTTCCAGAGAGCATTGCAGTGAAGGGATTGACCGTAATGCGGTTGTCATGACGGAAGGGGAACTCAAAGACAGAATTTGCTACGTGCTTGAAAAGTACAAACAACCGGCACTGGTGGAGGACTTCATTGACGGACGCGAATTACATGTATCGCTTTGGGGCGACGGCACTATTGAAATGCTGCCACCGGCCGAGATGGAATTTTCGTTGTTCACGGATCAGCATGACCGGATCTGCAGTTATGAATCCAAGTTCGTTCCGGAGTCGGAGCCATATCAAAATATAAAAACGCTGCTGCCGGCGCCACTCACCGAAGACGAACTCCGCAGAGTAGAAGAGATTTGCAAGGCCACCTATATGGTGACAGGGTGTCGAGACTATGCCCGTGTCGACCTGCGAATCAGAGACGGTGCCTTTTACATCTTGGACGTAAACCCCAACCCCGATATCAGCCCGGATACCAGTACAGTAGCTGCAGCTGAAATCGCAGGTTATTCCTATGGGGACTTGGGGCAACGCTTCGTTGAGCTTGCGGCCAAGAGGCATCCCGTCTGGGGAGAACCCATTCTTGCCGGCAATTCAGAAGGGGCTACACATCGGCCCAATCAATCCGTCTGGAGAGACCCTGTCTAG